GCCGGGCACGGCTGGACGGGAAGCGAGAAGCGGGGTCATGCGGGGGAAACCTCCTAAAGCAGCGCTGGAATAGGGTCAAACACCGCAGCGGACAACAGTGGGAGGCCGGACGCAGCTCTGGGGGAGCCGTGTCTGAATCGCCACCGGGCCGCAAATGCAGGGCCGGAAAACACCTGAACCAGCGTGCCGAACTTCACAGGAAACTGTGAGAGCATTGTGGAGGTAAAAATTATTTTTGTCAAGACGGAGCCAGTTTCTGAAAATTTCTTCCAGAATCAACGATTGGCTCAATTCGCTGGGCAGTCGCCTTTGGGCAGGACGTAGCGGTCGGCCAGTTTGGTGTTCACGCGGTAGCCAAGGTCTTCGAGCGCGCCCAGCGTGATGGGGCTGATGGGATTGACCCTGTCGGTCACGTCTCCGGCGCTGCCCGAGAGAATTTCCGAGCAGACCACCGCACCGGCCCAGTGGCCCGCGTCGGGGTCGAGGAGAATGCCTGCACCTTTGCCGCCCAGCGCCCGGTAAGCGGCCAGCGCGCGCGGCCCGGTGTAGTACCACTGGCCGCGCTCCTTTTGCGCCAGATTCTTCTCGTCGCCGCCGCCGTCCAGCGATACGCGCTCGTCGGCTGTCCAGAGGGTGCCGACGCCCAGCGCGTGCAGCAACTCGTGGATGACGGTGTCGAGCAGTTCCGGCTGGGCCAGGTCGTTCAGGCCCCGCGAGTTGAGGTCCACCGAGCCGTAGATCGGCAGGTAGGACTTGTCGTGCAGGTCGCAGGGCGAGGAATCGCCGTACACGTCGTCGCCCAGATCCTTGACCACCACGAAGGCGACGAAGTGATTGAAGCGCTCGTGCAGGGCGGGTAGCCCCTTGTCGCAGGCGTTGGCGGGCAGATCGAGCCGCACCGGCTGGAATTTGGAGCCGATCAGCCCGGCGACCCGGTTGGCGGCGGCCTGCAAGGTGGCCCGTTGCCCGGCGCTCAGCGCCTTGCCGCGCAGCCGCAACTCGATGACAAACGGCGCGTCCTGGCGGCTGAAGACCGTGCTGGCGGCTGGCCGGGTCGCGGCGAAGGCGGTTCCCGGCCCCCACCACCCCGGCGCTGACAGGCCGAGGGTCAGGCTGAGCGCCCACACTGTCCGAACGAGAGCCAATCGAAACCGCTTTCCCTGCTGCCTGTGGTCCATTTACGCTCCGGTCCCGCCTCTGAAGTGTGGGCAGCTTAGCGCCTTGCACAGGCTGGGGCGTGCAGCCTGCTGCCTGGCCATCTGGGAGCCTGGGCCATCTGGCTGGGGTCGCCACCGTGCCGCCCCGTTATCCTGCGGGTATGTCTCTGCCTGTCAGCCGGATCATCCTGCTCAACGGCGCGTCGAGTGCTGGGAAGTCCACCCTTTGCCGGGCGCTGCAAGCCCAGTTACCAGAGCCGTTTCTGTATTTTGCGCTCGATCTGCTGCTGTTTAGCAAGGAAGTCGTACCGCAGCGGCCCGGCGTGGTGGCCTTCGAGTGGTCGCGGCAGCGACCCAGATTGTTCGGTGGCTACCACCGTTCGCTGGCCGCCTTCGCCTCGGCGGGCAACAATCTGATTGTTGATTACGTGCTGGAGACGCAGGAAACCCTCAGCGACCTGGTGCGGCTCCTGGCTCCCTTCGACGTGTTTTTCGTGGGCGTACACTGTCCCCTGCCGGAGTTGGAGCGGCGTGAGCGGGCACGGGGAGACCGGCGCATCGGCGACGCCCGGATGGACTTTGGGCGGGTACATACCTTCAGCGGCTACGACTTCGAGCTGGACTCGCTGGGAGCGCAGGAAGAAAACGCGGCCAGAGTTGTGGCGGCCTGGCAAAACCGCACGCGGCCCGGCGTCTTCAATCAACTGGGCGGGGAGCGACTGGGGGGCAGATAAAGGGCGCTTGGGGGAGGCTTGAAGCCCGCTTAAAAAAGCGTCGGCGCGTGCAGTGCGGCCTCTTGTCGTCACGGAAGATGATCCCTGAAACAGACCCCACCCACTCAGGAGGAATGACCATGCCGACCAGGATTCAGCCCACCATCACCGCCCTTCAGGGCAATCTCGCCGACGTGACGCCCAAGCGCGGTGCGGAGCTCATCGGGCGTTGGACCAGCGATCTTGAGAGTGTCGACTGGCGCGGGGCCAAGACCATCCACGCCGATCTGGTGGCGTTGCAGCACCAGCTCGGGGGCGGCTCGCCCGATGGGGCCAGAATCAAGGCGCTGCTGACCAAGCTGGGCGAGTCCACCGAACGCGCCGCCGCCCACGTCGAGGGCCGCACCGGAGAGCAGCTCAAGGAACTGGCTGGGGTGCTCCAGCAGGCGGGGAAAAGTTTGTAAGTCGTTCCGAGTGTTCAGCAAAAACCCCCGCTGCATGCGGGGGCGTTTGTTTGGCTTCAAGCGCTCAGATCAGGCTCAAGCCGTCCTCGGCGCTGAGATGACCCAGGTGGGCGGGCATCCCGCGCGGGTGATCCATCAAGATCTGCTCGGCCTTGTAGCTGCTTCTGACCAGCGGGCCCGAAACCACTTCCAGAAATCCCAGTGTGAGGCCGATCTCACGGAACTCGTCGAACTCAGCGGGCGTGACGTATCGCTCAACCGGCAGGTGGTGCATGGTGGGGCGCAGGTACTGGCCGAACGTCACCACATCCACATTCGCGGCCCGCAAATCGCGCATGGTCTCGATGACTTCCTCGTGCGTTTCACCGAGGCCCAGCATCACGCTGGTCTTGGTGATTACGTCGGGGCGGCTGGCCTTGGCGTGCTTCAGCACCTTCAAGGTCTGATCGTAGCCGGCGCGGATGTCGCGCACCGGGTGGGTCAGGCGGCGCACCGTCTCGATGTTCTGGGCGTACACGTCCACACCGCTGCCGAGCACCAGATCCACGCAGGCGGTGTTGCCGCTAAAATCCGGCGTCAGCGACTCCACGCGGGTTTCGGGGTTGACTTTCTTGATGGCCGTCACCGTCTTGGCGAAGTGGTACGCGCCGCCGTCCGGCAGATCGTCGCGGTCCACCGAGGTCAGCACCACGTACTTGAGGCCCATCAGGCGCACGCTGTCGGCCACGCCCGCCGGTTCGTCCAGATCAAGCTTGCCCATCGGATTGCCGGTGTCGACGGCGCAGAAGCGGCAGCCCCGCGTGCAGATATGGCCCATCAGCATGAAGGTGGCCGTACCCCGGCTCCAGCACTCGCCGATGTTGGGGCACATGGCCTCCTCGCAGACGGTGTGCAGGCGGTGTTCCTTGACAATGGAGCGCACTTCCTTGAACGTCTCCCCTGTCGGGATGCTGACCTTCAGCCAGGCCGGTTTCTGCTCGCGCACCGGAGTGCTGTCCTTACGGTAGATGCCGTTCTTGATGAACTTGGGTTCTGGCGTGGTGTTCTGGGTCATGCGGGGCCTCCGGCGCTCGGGATGGGTTGGATTGGAAGGGTCTGGAAGGGCAGGGCGGGCAGGGTCCAGTCGTAGTTGCGGAAGGTTTCGGCAAAGGCCTCGGCCACGGCGCTTTTCACAGCGTCCATACCGGGAGCTTCACCCAGGCCGCGCCACTGATATTCACGTTCGATGCTGGTCATCTGGGTATCGGTCAGGCCACACGGCACGATCAGATCGAAGTGGTCGAGGTTGGTGCTGACGTTCAGGCCCACGCCATGCAGCGCCACGTGCCGCTTGATCGCCACGCCAATGCTGGCGATCTTCTGATGACGACTCAGGCCGTTGATCTCCCGGTCCGGCACGTAAATGCCCGCGTAGCCGGGGTTGGGGCGGGTATCGCGCAGGTTCAGTGCTGCCAGCGCCTTGAGGGTGGCCTCTTCGAGCAGGCGCAGAAAGTCGCGGACCTTGCGGCCCACCGGGAAAATAGCGTACATCACCAGTTGGCCGGGGCCGTGGTAGGTCACGTCGCCGCCGCGCTCGATCTGGTAGACGCCGATCTGCTGCGCGGCCAGATACTCGCGGGTCACGACGATATTGTCGCCCGCCGCCGCCTTGCGCCCCAGCGTCAGCACGGCGGGATGCTCGGCCAGTAGCAAAGTGGGCCGCCCGCCTGCCGCCACCCGGGCGTGGTGCTCCTTCTGGGCGTCCCAGGCCGCCTGGTAGGCGATCAGGCCGAGGTCGATCACCTCGAAGGCCAGGGTGGAGGGTAGGGTGGGGAAAGCGCCGCTCATAACCCGCAGTTTACGCCCGGCCCCGGTGCACCGAAGGTTGGAAGCACACGGTTTGCTCCGTGATTGACCACTCGAATGTGTGGGTGCTGGGAGTCGGTGCGGTTCAGCCGAACGGCAGCGCGGCCAAACCCAGCCGCTAGACTCAGGACGTGTGTGCTGAATGGGCGGGCGAGGAGGCAGGGCAGCGTCAGTATCGCCCGCCGGACGGCTGGGTCCGCTGGCGAATGACCCTGAGCTGGCACGGCGCGGGCTTCGTCGGCTGGCAATCGCAACCCGGCGCTCGGAGTGTGCAGGACACCCTGCGCGACGCCTGGCTGCCGCTGGTGGGCCACCCTGCCGATGTCGCCCGTCCGGTGGCGGCAGGGCGTACCGATGCGGGAGTTCATGCCGAGACGATGACGGCGCACCTCGATGTCCGCCTCGGCAGTCTCAAACCCGGCACTGAGCAACTTGCCCGCGCCATCAACGCCCACCTGCCGCCCGATCTGGCCGTCACCGGAATCGAACCCGCCGCGCCGGGCTTTCACGCCCGGTTTTCCTGTCTCGGGCGGGCCTACGTCTACCGGGTGATCAACGTGCCGCAGCGCCGCCCGCTGTGGGAGGGCCGGGCACTGCACCGCAGCGGGCCGCTGGACATGGCCGCCATGCGCCGGGCCGCCGCGCAGCTGATCGGCCCGCACGATTTTGCCGCTTTCGCCACCCAGGAGGAGCGCCAGACAGTGCGTGAGCTGCGGCGGCTGGACGTGCAGCGGCTGGGCGAGCTGACCGAGTTTCACGTCGCGGGCGAGAGCTTTCTGCGCCACATGGTGCGCGGCCTGGTGGGTACCTTGCTCAGTGTGGGCGAGGGCCGCCTCAGCCCCGAGCAGATGGAAGCCATTCTGACCTCGAAGCAGCGGGCGCAGGCTGGAGCCAACATGCCGCCGCACGGGTTGTATTTCACCTGGGCGGAGTACGGCGAGCGCTGCCAGGAGTAGACAGCAAACAAAACAGGAAGTAAAAAGCCCCACGCCGAGACGGGGGCTGTTCTGGTGCCGAGAACGGGACTTGAACCCGTATGCCGTGAAGCGTTCGATTTTAAGTCGAGTGCGTTCAGAGGCTCTGCAAAAACAACGTCCAGCATAGTATATTCCTCATATTGAGTGGTGTCAAAGTCTCTACAGAACAAACGATTACAGATACTCTTCAAGTAGTGCTTCAGTCACTCTCTCAGCCTCCACAGAACCTTTGCACTCTCCCACTGCACCGTTCAAACTGAAGATATATTTCACCCACTAAAAATTATTCAGAGGTATCCCAACCATGCAAGAATCCAAACTCAAAAAGCTTCAGGCCATCCACAGTTCCCTCTTGGCACTCTCCAAGGAGCTAGACGAGGTTCGGCAATTGGTCACCGCTACCCCTGACACGAGAAAAGCAGTTGAGGGGCAACCCGTCATTCCCCACTACACCGCTATTCATCGTGAAGACCTCGGACAAGGCCGCAGCAGAAGCTATACGGTTTCCTATCAGGTCAATCCAAACGGAGAAATGCAGATTATCGGTGTATCTGTGACCGATGCTGACGCCGCGTAAGCTTCAGCCACCTATCTCCTACCCTAGATAGTTCGAGCTACGACAGCACTTAACAGCTCTCATGCCGCCGTTGCCGGTATCCTAGATTGTGCCTAAAAAGACCATCAAGTGTCCTGTGAGTACTCACCTGAGGACAGGATGAATGTTCCCAAGTACCACGAGTTTTTCAACCCTCTGTTGGCGGCAATGCATCAGCTCGGCGGCAGCGCCAGTCTCGTTGAGTTGGATGAGGAAGCAGTGCGACAAATGCAGTTGCCCTCAGAAGTCACTGATGTTCTCCATGGCGATACGGGGAAAACAGAGGTACAATACAGGTTGGCTTGGGCAAGAACTTATTTGAAGAAGTATGGACTCATCACCAACAGCTCTCGTGGGGTGTGGGCGCTGACAGCGGCGGGGCAAACAACTAGAACGGTCCAGTCCCGAAAGGTACAGGGTGCTGTCCGCGTTCAGAGACAACAGGCACCCACTGATACAACATCAAACGAAGAAGTATTAGATGACAGTGTGTCAATCGATGAGCAGCCGAAGTGGGAAGACCATCTACGAGAAACTGTTCTTGCCTTGACGCCGGGAGGGTTCGAACGTCTCTGTCAGCGCATCCTTCGAGAGTCTGGCTTCATCCAGGTTGAGGTAACAGGTAGGTCTGGAGATGGTGGAATTGATGGTCACGGAATCGTGCGACTTGCGGGGTTGCTGAGCTTCCCAATTATCTTCCAGGCCAAGAAATATAGAGGCTCGGTAGGTGCTCCGGAGATAAGGAACTTCCGGGGCGCAATGGTCGGTAGAGCCGACAAGGGCTTATTCATCACAACTGGAAATTTCACTCCTGCCGCCAGTGCTGAGGCCACACGAGACGGCGCTCCACCAATTGACTTGATAGATGGAAGCGCCTTAGTTACTAAGCTTAAAGAACTCAAGCTTGGGGTCAGCACACGTATGGTGGAAGTCACAGAGGTAGATGAAGACTGGTTTAATTCCTTATAGCCAGTAGTTCTGAGCCTCTTATTCATTTTTTCGCTAGCGGATTGGAGGATTCGGAATCTGGTCCGAAGGCCTATTAGCACTCAAAAAATTGAAGCTGCCTCTCTCTGGACGCGCTCCTTAGGGGCGGATAAAGCTCAAGTATCTGCTCCAGTAATAGCCACGAAATCACGGCAATGTTGCTGCGGACTCCGCAAAGAACTGACCATAGAAAATCCATAATATTTATTTTATTAAGTTCTTACTTTATTCACACATAGCCCTCTTCACTATTCGGATGACGGATATGGTCTTCTGATGTTACCCCGTTCTTCCAGTTGTGATACTTGGAAGCACACCGCGCCAGACAATATCGCCCTGATTTTTCATCACAGCCTTTTTTTACTCTTCTCTCTACTCGTCTATAGAACTAGGGAGTCTAAGTCCTCATTGAATCTTTATTCCACCTGAGGAGGTGGCCCCGCTTTGAATTACCGTATCTGATTAGCGAGTTGTCCTGGTTCAACAGCGCAGGGACATCAGCATACCAACGGGATCCTGACCACGCAGGCGGGCGGTTTCCACCGTCGACTTGATGCGCATGTACGTGGTGGCTCCCCGTGCATTTTTACTGCACTGCGAGACTTTCCTGGCCATGACCACGGTTCTGAGACTGCGTTCGGCAGCATTGTTGGTCGGTGGAATTTCCGGATCCGACAGGAACAGCAGCACCCTTTCACGAAGGTGCTGTTCTAGAATCCCCAGGCGCAGCCGCTCGTTGGCCTTGGTCTTCAAGGGTGCACGCATCAGCACCTTTTCCAGGCGCAGGGTGAGGGACTCACCCTGCTGCCGATATTCTTCCCGGGTACACCATCCCTCGTCATAGCGCCGATGGAGCTTGATCCCGTCGCGGAACACCTGCGCCAGTCGGAGGCCGTATTCGTGTCCTCGACCGGGCCGCTGTTGTTCTCCGGCAGCGACCTCATCCGCGTTGCGGATGAGATGCGCCAGGCACTTCTGCTGCCTGACCTGATCGAGGTTCTTGCTGTCATAAACCTTGAATCGGTCGCAGACCAGTATGCCTTGGAAGGCGTCGCCCAGGACCTTTCGAAGCTCGATGTTGGTGTGCTGGTGGTTGGCGGTGAACAGCACGGTCTGGGCGCAACGGAAGGTGCTGACCCAGGCTTGACTGGTGCTGATCCGCCAGCCGGTATCGTCATGATGCACAAACGCGGCCGCGCGCAGATCAGCTTCCAGGGTCTGAACATGGGCTGCCAGGGGGCCTGCATCCTCAGCCAGCCGCTGTGCGTCCTGGGTCACTGCGCCCTGCGTGATGCGAATTCCGGTCGTCAACTGGAGCACCCGTGGCAACCGGCGCTGTGGGAGGCCGATTTCATGGTGC
This portion of the Deinococcus rubellus genome encodes:
- a CDS encoding chloramphenicol phosphotransferase CPT family protein, coding for MSLPVSRIILLNGASSAGKSTLCRALQAQLPEPFLYFALDLLLFSKEVVPQRPGVVAFEWSRQRPRLFGGYHRSLAAFASAGNNLIVDYVLETQETLSDLVRLLAPFDVFFVGVHCPLPELERRERARGDRRIGDARMDFGRVHTFSGYDFELDSLGAQEENAARVVAAWQNRTRPGVFNQLGGERLGGR
- the lipA gene encoding lipoyl synthase; translation: MTQNTTPEPKFIKNGIYRKDSTPVREQKPAWLKVSIPTGETFKEVRSIVKEHRLHTVCEEAMCPNIGECWSRGTATFMLMGHICTRGCRFCAVDTGNPMGKLDLDEPAGVADSVRLMGLKYVVLTSVDRDDLPDGGAYHFAKTVTAIKKVNPETRVESLTPDFSGNTACVDLVLGSGVDVYAQNIETVRRLTHPVRDIRAGYDQTLKVLKHAKASRPDVITKTSVMLGLGETHEEVIETMRDLRAANVDVVTFGQYLRPTMHHLPVERYVTPAEFDEFREIGLTLGFLEVVSGPLVRSSYKAEQILMDHPRGMPAHLGHLSAEDGLSLI
- the lipB gene encoding lipoyl(octanoyl) transferase LipB; the protein is MSGAFPTLPSTLAFEVIDLGLIAYQAAWDAQKEHHARVAAGGRPTLLLAEHPAVLTLGRKAAAGDNIVVTREYLAAQQIGVYQIERGGDVTYHGPGQLVMYAIFPVGRKVRDFLRLLEEATLKALAALNLRDTRPNPGYAGIYVPDREINGLSRHQKIASIGVAIKRHVALHGVGLNVSTNLDHFDLIVPCGLTDTQMTSIEREYQWRGLGEAPGMDAVKSAVAEAFAETFRNYDWTLPALPFQTLPIQPIPSAGGPA
- the truA gene encoding tRNA pseudouridine(38-40) synthase TruA yields the protein MCAEWAGEEAGQRQYRPPDGWVRWRMTLSWHGAGFVGWQSQPGARSVQDTLRDAWLPLVGHPADVARPVAAGRTDAGVHAETMTAHLDVRLGSLKPGTEQLARAINAHLPPDLAVTGIEPAAPGFHARFSCLGRAYVYRVINVPQRRPLWEGRALHRSGPLDMAAMRRAAAQLIGPHDFAAFATQEERQTVRELRRLDVQRLGELTEFHVAGESFLRHMVRGLVGTLLSVGEGRLSPEQMEAILTSKQRAQAGANMPPHGLYFTWAEYGERCQE
- a CDS encoding restriction endonuclease, producing the protein MNVPKYHEFFNPLLAAMHQLGGSASLVELDEEAVRQMQLPSEVTDVLHGDTGKTEVQYRLAWARTYLKKYGLITNSSRGVWALTAAGQTTRTVQSRKVQGAVRVQRQQAPTDTTSNEEVLDDSVSIDEQPKWEDHLRETVLALTPGGFERLCQRILRESGFIQVEVTGRSGDGGIDGHGIVRLAGLLSFPIIFQAKKYRGSVGAPEIRNFRGAMVGRADKGLFITTGNFTPAASAEATRDGAPPIDLIDGSALVTKLKELKLGVSTRMVEVTEVDEDWFNSL
- the tnpC gene encoding IS66 family transposase, with translation MTGTLREQELLEIIRQQAQRFERLEAENRALKAENARLKKRLEDLERKSRKYAAPHSRETRKADPKPPGRRAGEGLFTYKQAPTPEQITQVIEVSAPNTCAACGFSGKLLFKRQDKAWITELAAERAQQLTEYHVPVMVCPACGGTVRGVHPDLAADQYGATAHRCGPRLKASLQVLHHEIGLPQRRLPRVLQLTTGIRITQGAVTQDAQRLAEDAGPLAAHVQTLEADLRAAAFVHHDDTGWRISTSQAWVSTFRCAQTVLFTANHQHTNIELRKVLGDAFQGILVCDRFKVYDSKNLDQVRQQKCLAHLIRNADEVAAGEQQRPGRGHEYGLRLAQVFRDGIKLHRRYDEGWCTREEYRQQGESLTLRLEKVLMRAPLKTKANERLRLGILEQHLRERVLLFLSDPEIPPTNNAAERSLRTVVMARKVSQCSKNARGATTYMRIKSTVETARLRGQDPVGMLMSLRC